The Vibrio splendidus genome has a window encoding:
- a CDS encoding RNA-binding S4 domain-containing protein: protein MDQEHYEDADYEGQELGEEGEEIEIEAIGIDVSSQPIELYKVFKIANLVSGGGEAKHIISEGYVAVNGELETRKRRKMYDGDFFEFNQEYYVVVCDQPVQEESEKPKKKEAPKKDNKAKKGQSKKDSKKKESKKSKAEMLSATAEPKKEKKEKKKENKPKKKADTPKPTRDDKSGRNSIEFF from the coding sequence ATGGACCAAGAACATTACGAAGACGCTGATTACGAAGGCCAAGAGCTGGGCGAAGAAGGCGAAGAGATTGAAATTGAAGCAATTGGTATTGATGTTTCATCACAGCCAATCGAGCTCTACAAAGTGTTTAAAATTGCTAACCTAGTGAGTGGTGGCGGTGAAGCTAAGCACATCATCTCTGAAGGCTACGTAGCGGTAAATGGTGAGCTAGAAACGCGCAAGCGTCGTAAAATGTACGATGGCGACTTCTTTGAATTCAACCAAGAATACTATGTAGTGGTGTGTGATCAGCCAGTACAAGAAGAGTCAGAAAAGCCGAAAAAGAAAGAAGCGCCTAAAAAAGATAACAAGGCGAAGAAAGGTCAGTCTAAAAAGGATTCTAAGAAGAAAGAATCTAAGAAAAGCAAAGCAGAAATGCTAAGCGCAACGGCTGAACCAAAGAAAGAGAAAAAAGAGAAGAAGAAAGAAAACAAACCGAAAAAGAAAGCGGATACGCCAAAGCCAACACGTGACGACAAAAGCGGCCGTAACTCGATTGAATTCTTCTAA
- a CDS encoding IS4-like element ISVbsp1 family transposase, whose amino-acid sequence MLEQELAMAHETIEDADNYESVVDAIQIEWIEQALLETNKASIRRRRLPAQQAVWLVIWMGLQRNMSIKEVCSSLDIALQPKPEDSWSRVAPSVLTDSRRRLDESPLAALFHTTVKAWNGDILQQDKDLELNVLAVDGTTFRCQDSPENAEEFGFISKKLKPYPQLRLVALMSTETRMIMGAAFDGCHVGETTLAKRLFNDIPAHSLTLFDRCYFSADLLLSWQESAENAHWLMPAKRKLRYEVLEKYAENDMLISMPISPQAQRQNPNLPARWEARLVLYQEPKGEIKGFITSLTDPSRYSLESLLRIYWQRWEIEEGYGEIKQTQLQSHVTLRSRFSAGVKQELWGVLLAYNLVRLEMVKIASEAGVRATRVSFTAAINLIDAQLRWLALSPDGTLPVKLKRMRDSLSHFILPDKRKDRTFPRSVLFVPAKYPFRFKQ is encoded by the coding sequence ATGCTTGAACAAGAATTAGCAATGGCACACGAGACCATTGAAGATGCCGACAATTATGAATCTGTCGTCGACGCCATTCAGATTGAGTGGATAGAACAAGCTCTTCTTGAAACCAATAAAGCGAGCATAAGACGACGTCGGCTTCCCGCTCAGCAAGCTGTCTGGTTAGTTATTTGGATGGGGCTGCAACGCAACATGTCTATCAAAGAGGTATGCAGTTCATTAGACATTGCGCTTCAGCCTAAACCTGAAGATAGCTGGTCTCGTGTTGCACCTAGTGTCCTAACTGATTCACGCCGACGTCTAGATGAGAGTCCATTAGCGGCTCTGTTTCACACAACGGTAAAGGCTTGGAACGGAGATATCCTTCAACAAGATAAAGACTTGGAGCTTAATGTTCTTGCTGTGGATGGAACAACATTTAGGTGCCAAGATTCCCCAGAGAACGCTGAAGAATTTGGGTTCATCTCTAAAAAATTGAAACCTTACCCTCAACTTCGTTTAGTCGCTTTGATGTCAACAGAAACTCGAATGATTATGGGGGCGGCTTTTGATGGCTGTCATGTCGGTGAAACGACCTTAGCTAAGCGTCTATTCAATGATATCCCCGCACATTCATTGACCTTATTTGATCGTTGTTATTTCTCGGCAGACCTCTTGTTGTCGTGGCAAGAGAGTGCGGAAAATGCTCACTGGTTAATGCCTGCAAAACGTAAGCTACGCTATGAAGTGTTGGAGAAATATGCGGAGAACGACATGCTCATCTCAATGCCCATCTCTCCTCAAGCTCAACGGCAGAATCCGAATTTACCCGCACGTTGGGAAGCTAGATTAGTCCTATATCAAGAGCCAAAAGGCGAGATAAAAGGTTTTATTACTTCACTTACAGACCCTAGTAGATACTCGCTAGAAAGCCTGCTGCGTATTTATTGGCAACGCTGGGAGATAGAAGAAGGTTATGGTGAAATTAAACAGACTCAACTGCAAAGTCACGTCACTTTACGAAGTCGTTTTTCTGCCGGTGTGAAGCAAGAGCTTTGGGGCGTATTACTTGCCTATAACTTAGTGCGATTAGAGATGGTTAAGATAGCTTCAGAAGCCGGGGTTCGAGCGACTAGGGTCAGTTTTACCGCCGCAATTAACCTTATTGATGCGCAATTACGTTGGTTAGCTTTAAGTCCAGACGGAACTCTACCTGTAAAACTGAAAAGGATGAGAGACAGTTTAAGTCACTTCATTCTTCCAGATAAAAGAAAGGACCGAACGTTTCCACGTTCAGTCCTCTTTGTCCCAGCCAAATATCCGTTCAGGTTCAAGCAATAA
- a CDS encoding LysR family transcriptional regulator — protein MEFDLLKAFCQLAKSGNYRLASEQLYITQSALTKKIQRLESNIGASLFSRGRNGAELTHAGKTLLPEAQRLVHSMQAFEQLSGSVVKGTQGHLNIGFGVSTYHEAPKLIAAYKQQQPNVHITLNDTPSKQQTDELLSHDLDISFNRIPESSDLESLTLFNDSLVVAIHKDLLKQAPSKNHFISELSKWPYLKLAQHRGPGLDRQIQQYCLSNKIDLSKTQEADDILTLLALVSANIGFTIVPNSAQYISNTDVEFIALEGEHATWPVGLIWNGESENPLRDKFVEFVAHQKQN, from the coding sequence ATGGAATTTGATCTACTGAAGGCATTTTGTCAGCTCGCTAAATCGGGCAATTACCGTTTGGCGTCAGAGCAGCTCTACATCACTCAGTCAGCTCTCACTAAAAAGATTCAACGACTTGAATCCAACATTGGGGCGTCTCTGTTTTCTCGTGGTAGAAATGGCGCAGAGCTGACGCACGCAGGAAAAACGTTGCTGCCGGAAGCCCAACGTTTGGTTCATTCAATGCAGGCGTTTGAGCAGCTTTCAGGTTCGGTAGTAAAAGGGACTCAGGGGCATTTGAACATTGGCTTTGGTGTTTCCACTTATCATGAAGCACCTAAACTAATTGCTGCGTATAAACAACAGCAGCCAAATGTTCACATCACCTTAAATGACACACCTTCTAAGCAGCAGACGGATGAGTTGTTGAGCCATGATCTCGATATCAGCTTCAATCGGATACCAGAATCATCGGATTTAGAAAGCCTAACACTGTTCAATGATTCGCTTGTGGTCGCGATACACAAAGATCTTCTCAAGCAAGCGCCAAGCAAAAATCACTTCATCTCTGAGTTATCGAAATGGCCTTACCTAAAGCTCGCTCAACACCGTGGCCCCGGACTAGACAGACAGATTCAGCAATATTGTCTTTCCAATAAAATCGACTTATCAAAGACACAAGAAGCCGACGACATTCTTACCCTGCTGGCGTTAGTTTCGGCCAATATCGGTTTCACTATTGTGCCAAACAGCGCGCAGTACATTAGTAACACCGATGTGGAATTCATTGCGTTAGAAGGTGAACACGCCACTTGGCCAGTCGGGTTGATATGGAATGGAGAGAGTGAAAACCCACTTAGGGATAAGTTTGTAGAGTTTGTGGCTCATCAAAAACAAAATTAG
- a CDS encoding nitrilase family protein, whose product MKKDIKVASVQFNHHAGDKAYNLSVIEQYVRQASESGVEIISFPEMCITGYWHVSALSRDEIEALAEPVPSGESTQKLVSLATRFGMSVGAGLIEQGTDGELYNTYVFAMPNGEVQKHRKLHTFVSPYMSSGDQYTVFDTPHGCKVGILICWDNNLVENVRITALKGADILIAPHQTGGCQSRSPNAMKRIDPELWFNRDENPDAIRAEMQGKNGREWLMRWLPARAHDNGMFVVFSNGVGVDMDEVRTGNAMILSPYGEIITETHSVDNDMVIAELKAEELDMCTGRRWIRGRKPELYHSLTQPLGHELDPHQARFAEK is encoded by the coding sequence ATGAAGAAAGACATCAAAGTAGCGTCGGTTCAATTCAACCACCATGCGGGTGACAAGGCGTATAACCTATCTGTGATAGAACAATATGTTCGACAAGCTTCGGAGAGTGGCGTGGAGATCATCAGCTTTCCGGAGATGTGCATCACTGGCTACTGGCATGTGTCTGCTTTGTCGCGAGATGAAATCGAAGCGTTAGCGGAACCTGTACCGAGCGGTGAATCCACTCAAAAGTTAGTTTCACTGGCAACGCGATTTGGCATGAGCGTTGGCGCAGGCTTGATAGAGCAGGGTACTGATGGCGAGTTATACAACACTTACGTATTTGCCATGCCAAATGGAGAAGTTCAGAAACACCGTAAACTGCATACCTTTGTTAGCCCATATATGAGCAGTGGCGATCAATACACGGTGTTCGATACGCCGCATGGCTGCAAAGTCGGTATCTTGATTTGTTGGGATAACAACTTGGTTGAGAATGTTCGAATTACTGCATTGAAAGGCGCCGATATTTTGATTGCACCACACCAGACAGGCGGTTGTCAGTCACGTAGCCCCAATGCGATGAAGCGCATTGACCCTGAGTTATGGTTTAACCGAGATGAAAACCCAGATGCGATTCGTGCAGAAATGCAGGGCAAGAATGGCCGCGAGTGGCTAATGCGTTGGCTGCCTGCAAGAGCGCACGACAACGGTATGTTCGTGGTGTTTAGTAATGGTGTCGGCGTTGATATGGATGAGGTAAGAACAGGCAATGCGATGATCCTCAGCCCTTATGGTGAAATCATCACAGAGACTCACAGCGTAGATAACGATATGGTGATTGCAGAGCTAAAAGCAGAAGAGTTAGATATGTGTACGGGCAGGCGCTGGATTCGTGGCCGTAAGCCAGAGCTCTATCATTCACTCACACAGCCTCTTGGTCATGAGCTTGATCCGCACCAAGCGCGTTTTGCAGAGAAGTGA
- a CDS encoding F0F1 ATP synthase subunit epsilon encodes MAIGITDNTFQLNIVSAEGTLFSGPAYALAVSGADGELGIRPGHSPLLSKIKPGVTVFVTDPKSEGQVLYVSGGMLEVQPDVVTVLADTALHGQDIDRARAEEAKYAALENINKGNVDINFAQAQLELAKAVAQLRASELTSSRTRH; translated from the coding sequence ATGGCTATCGGAATTACAGATAATACATTTCAACTTAATATTGTAAGTGCGGAAGGTACGCTGTTTTCAGGTCCAGCGTATGCCCTAGCCGTTTCTGGCGCTGATGGTGAGCTGGGGATTCGCCCCGGTCACTCCCCGCTTCTCAGTAAGATCAAGCCGGGCGTAACAGTGTTTGTCACAGATCCTAAATCAGAAGGGCAAGTGCTTTATGTCTCTGGCGGAATGCTGGAAGTTCAGCCGGATGTGGTAACGGTGTTAGCCGATACTGCCTTGCACGGCCAAGATATTGACCGCGCTCGCGCAGAAGAAGCGAAATATGCAGCTCTAGAAAATATCAATAAGGGCAATGTAGACATCAACTTTGCACAAGCTCAGCTTGAACTAGCAAAAGCCGTTGCTCAGCTTCGAGCATCAGAACTGACGTCTTCTCGCACTAGACACTAG
- the atpD gene encoding F0F1 ATP synthase subunit beta: MSVGKIVKVIGAVVDVEFSGGNSPRVYDALKVTSEEASSLVLEVQQQLGGSIVRCIAMGTSDGLRRGLTVENTGSPITVPVGEETLGRIMNVLGQPIDECGEIGQKESYEIHREAPSYEEQANSTELLETGVKVIDLICPFAKGGKIGLFGGAGVGKTVNMMELINNIAKAHSGLSVFTGVGERTREGNDFYYEMKEAGVLDKVAMVYGQMNEPPGNRLRVALTGLTMAERFRDEGRDVLLFIDNIYRYTLAGTEVSALLGRMPSAVGYQPTLAEEMGVLQERITSTRQGSITSIQAVYVPADDLTDPSPATTFAHLDATVVLSRNIAALGLYPAIDPLDSTSRQLDPLVVGQEHYDIAQKVQTTLQRYKELKDIIAILGMDELSTEDKQTVSRARKIERFLTQPYHVAEVFTGQKGVFVPLSETLRGFKGLLGGEYDDIPEQAFLYCGSIDEVLNKAKSL; this comes from the coding sequence ATGAGTGTTGGAAAAATAGTTAAAGTTATCGGCGCGGTGGTAGACGTCGAGTTCAGCGGCGGCAACAGCCCACGCGTTTATGATGCATTGAAAGTGACTAGCGAGGAAGCAAGCTCTCTCGTATTGGAAGTTCAGCAACAACTGGGTGGCAGTATCGTTCGTTGTATTGCAATGGGTACGTCAGATGGCTTGCGCCGAGGCCTAACTGTTGAAAACACCGGTTCTCCAATCACTGTTCCTGTGGGCGAAGAAACCTTAGGCCGTATCATGAACGTTCTTGGCCAGCCTATCGATGAATGCGGTGAAATCGGTCAAAAAGAAAGCTACGAAATTCACCGTGAAGCACCCTCTTATGAAGAACAAGCAAACAGCACTGAACTTCTTGAGACCGGCGTTAAGGTTATCGACCTTATCTGTCCGTTCGCTAAGGGCGGTAAAATTGGTCTGTTCGGTGGTGCTGGCGTAGGTAAGACTGTCAACATGATGGAGCTTATCAACAACATCGCAAAAGCCCACTCAGGTCTCTCTGTATTTACCGGTGTTGGTGAGCGTACTCGTGAAGGTAACGACTTCTACTACGAGATGAAAGAAGCCGGTGTACTAGACAAAGTGGCCATGGTTTACGGCCAAATGAACGAGCCACCGGGAAACCGTCTACGTGTTGCACTTACAGGCCTGACTATGGCTGAGCGCTTCCGTGATGAAGGTCGTGACGTACTGTTGTTCATTGATAACATTTACCGTTACACGCTTGCAGGGACTGAGGTGTCAGCGCTGTTAGGTCGTATGCCTTCTGCAGTAGGTTACCAACCAACACTCGCTGAAGAGATGGGTGTGCTTCAAGAGCGTATCACCTCGACTAGACAAGGCTCTATCACGTCTATCCAAGCGGTATACGTACCTGCGGATGACTTGACCGATCCATCACCAGCAACAACCTTTGCTCACTTAGATGCGACCGTTGTACTGTCTCGTAATATCGCGGCATTGGGCCTCTACCCTGCAATCGACCCATTGGATTCAACATCTCGCCAATTGGACCCGCTTGTGGTTGGTCAAGAGCACTACGACATTGCACAAAAAGTCCAAACAACGCTGCAACGCTACAAAGAGCTAAAAGACATCATCGCGATTCTTGGTATGGATGAGCTTTCAACTGAAGATAAACAGACGGTATCTCGCGCTCGTAAGATTGAACGTTTCTTAACTCAGCCTTATCACGTAGCCGAAGTGTTTACCGGTCAGAAAGGTGTATTTGTACCGCTAAGCGAAACACTAAGAGGCTTTAAAGGCCTGTTAGGCGGCGAATATGACGATATCCCAGAGCAGGCATTCTTGTACTGTGGTTCTATCGACGAAGTGCTTAACAAAGCAAAATCACTCTAA
- the atpG gene encoding F0F1 ATP synthase subunit gamma, which produces MANTKEIRTKIGSVSNTQKITSAMEMVAASKMRKVQDNMTLTRPYAENMRKVISHVASGSLEYQHPYLQQREPKRVAYIIISSDRGLCGGLNSNLFKKVLEEMEQWRTKGVEVETTLVGSKAISFFQRSGNVIAQTSGLGDAPKLEDILGTVNAMLGHYDDEKIDSLYLVYNQFINTMVQEPTTLQLLPHPSDSEADGGAKKARRWDYIYEQAPRDILSELLHRYIESQVYQGIVESIACEQAARMVAMKAATDNAGQLIDDLQLVYNKARQAAITQELSEIVSGAQAV; this is translated from the coding sequence ATGGCAAATACTAAAGAAATTCGCACCAAGATAGGCAGTGTTAGTAACACTCAGAAAATCACCAGTGCAATGGAGATGGTTGCGGCAAGTAAGATGCGTAAGGTTCAAGACAATATGACGCTAACACGTCCATATGCAGAGAACATGCGCAAAGTTATCTCTCATGTCGCATCAGGGTCGCTGGAATACCAGCATCCCTACCTTCAACAGCGTGAACCAAAACGCGTTGCTTACATCATTATTTCGTCCGACCGGGGCTTATGTGGTGGCTTGAACTCGAACTTGTTCAAGAAAGTGTTAGAAGAAATGGAGCAATGGCGCACCAAGGGAGTCGAGGTAGAAACAACCTTAGTGGGATCTAAGGCTATCTCGTTCTTCCAACGCAGCGGCAATGTTATCGCGCAAACGTCAGGCCTTGGTGACGCGCCTAAATTAGAAGACATTTTAGGTACGGTTAACGCGATGCTAGGGCATTACGACGACGAAAAAATCGACAGCTTGTATCTCGTTTATAACCAGTTCATCAACACCATGGTTCAAGAACCAACGACCTTGCAGTTGCTGCCCCACCCTTCAGATTCTGAAGCCGATGGAGGCGCGAAAAAAGCACGTCGTTGGGACTACATCTATGAACAAGCACCAAGAGACATCCTCTCTGAGCTGTTACATCGATACATTGAATCGCAAGTGTATCAAGGCATCGTAGAGAGCATTGCCTGTGAGCAGGCAGCCCGAATGGTGGCCATGAAAGCGGCGACCGATAACGCAGGCCAACTCATCGATGATTTGCAGTTGGTATACAACAAAGCGCGACAGGCTGCCATTACCCAAGAACTGAGTGAAATAGTCTCAGGTGCTCAAGCTGTCTAA
- the atpA gene encoding F0F1 ATP synthase subunit alpha produces the protein MQLNSNEISDLIKDRISKFNVSTEARNEGTIVSVRDGIITINGLADVMQGEMIELPGGKYALALNLDTHSVGAVVMGPYTDLSEGMKVKGTGRILEVPVGNGLLGRVVNTLGEPIDGKGPVSCDRLDPVEVIAPGVIERKSVDQPIQTGYKAVDTMVPIGRGQRELIIGDRQTGKTALAIDAIINQKDSGIKCVYVAIGQKASTIANVVRKLEDHDALKNTIVVVASASESAALQYLAPYAGCTMGEYFRDRGEDALIIYDDLSKQAVAYRQISLLLKRPPGREAFPGDVFYLHSRLLERAARVNAEYVEKFTNGEVKGQTGSLTALPIIETQAGDVSAFVPTNVISITDGQVFLQTQLFNSGLRPAVDPGISVSRVGGAAQCKIIKKLSGGIRTSLAQYRELAAFAQFSSDLDDMTRKQLDHGERVTELMKQKQYSPMSVAEQATVIYAAEKGYLADVELNKIARFEEELIAYAKGQNPELFDTINANGDYNDEIDGALAKLLGDFVALKAW, from the coding sequence ATGCAATTAAATTCAAATGAAATCAGCGATCTAATCAAAGATCGCATCTCGAAGTTTAATGTGAGCACCGAAGCTCGCAACGAAGGCACCATAGTCTCGGTTCGTGATGGCATCATTACTATTAATGGCCTTGCGGATGTCATGCAGGGTGAGATGATCGAGCTTCCAGGTGGCAAATACGCTCTTGCTCTTAACCTTGACACGCACTCAGTCGGTGCCGTAGTTATGGGCCCCTACACTGACCTCTCTGAAGGTATGAAAGTGAAAGGTACTGGCCGTATCTTGGAAGTACCCGTCGGTAACGGACTTCTTGGCCGTGTAGTAAACACATTAGGCGAGCCAATCGATGGCAAAGGCCCAGTGAGTTGTGACCGACTCGACCCAGTTGAAGTGATTGCTCCCGGCGTAATCGAGCGTAAGTCCGTCGATCAGCCAATTCAAACCGGTTATAAAGCCGTTGACACCATGGTGCCTATCGGTCGAGGTCAACGCGAACTTATCATCGGTGACCGTCAGACAGGTAAAACGGCGCTAGCCATCGATGCAATCATCAATCAAAAAGATTCTGGCATCAAATGTGTGTACGTGGCGATTGGCCAGAAAGCCTCCACTATCGCAAACGTTGTTCGTAAACTCGAAGACCACGATGCGCTTAAAAATACCATCGTTGTTGTTGCATCAGCATCAGAATCAGCAGCGCTTCAATACCTAGCACCCTATGCGGGCTGCACCATGGGTGAATACTTCCGTGACCGTGGTGAAGATGCACTGATCATCTATGATGACCTATCAAAGCAAGCCGTCGCTTACCGTCAAATCTCATTGCTATTGAAACGCCCACCGGGTCGTGAAGCCTTCCCTGGCGACGTATTCTACCTCCACTCTCGTCTACTAGAACGTGCTGCAAGAGTGAATGCGGAATACGTAGAGAAGTTCACGAACGGTGAAGTGAAAGGCCAAACAGGCTCACTGACAGCGCTTCCTATCATTGAAACTCAAGCGGGTGACGTATCTGCGTTTGTACCAACCAACGTAATCTCAATTACTGATGGTCAGGTTTTCCTACAAACCCAACTGTTCAACTCAGGCCTACGTCCTGCTGTTGACCCTGGTATCTCGGTATCTCGTGTGGGCGGCGCGGCGCAGTGCAAGATCATCAAGAAACTGTCTGGTGGTATCCGTACATCATTAGCTCAATACCGCGAATTAGCCGCATTTGCTCAGTTCTCTTCTGACTTAGATGACATGACGCGTAAGCAGCTTGACCATGGTGAGCGTGTAACCGAATTGATGAAGCAAAAGCAATACTCTCCGATGTCTGTCGCTGAGCAAGCAACGGTTATCTACGCAGCAGAAAAAGGCTATTTGGCTGACGTAGAGTTGAACAAAATTGCACGTTTTGAAGAAGAATTGATTGCTTACGCGAAAGGTCAAAACCCAGAGTTGTTCGACACCATCAACGCTAATGGTGACTACAACGATGAAATTGATGGCGCTCTTGCAAAGCTTCTCGGTGACTTTGTAGCGTTGAAAGCTTGGTAA
- a CDS encoding F0F1 ATP synthase subunit delta translates to MSDYTNIAHPYAKASFDFALGENKLQEWHSMLSILVTVAEEETIAKQISSAEGVHTQQSEELVNLIIHVCQGLVDDHVINLIKVLAENGRLAVIRDLFNLFSDLKDEHERVIPVTVTSSELLTQDQVTSLTAALEKKLERQVEMEQVIDDSLVGGIVIKAGETVIDGSLNTSISRLAHQLHAR, encoded by the coding sequence ATGTCAGATTACACCAATATTGCTCATCCCTACGCTAAAGCATCGTTCGACTTTGCTTTAGGTGAAAACAAGTTACAAGAGTGGCACTCAATGCTGTCCATTCTTGTGACAGTAGCGGAAGAAGAAACGATCGCTAAACAGATTTCATCAGCAGAAGGTGTTCACACACAGCAATCTGAAGAACTGGTCAATCTCATCATTCACGTTTGCCAAGGACTCGTTGATGACCACGTCATTAATCTCATTAAAGTCTTGGCTGAGAATGGCCGTCTTGCAGTGATCAGAGACTTGTTTAACTTGTTCAGCGACCTAAAGGACGAACATGAACGTGTAATCCCTGTCACTGTCACCAGTTCAGAATTGCTTACACAAGATCAAGTTACATCACTCACTGCTGCACTTGAGAAGAAATTAGAGCGTCAGGTTGAAATGGAACAGGTTATTGATGACTCGCTGGTTGGCGGGATCGTAATCAAGGCGGGTGAAACCGTCATCGATGGTTCTTTGAACACATCAATTAGCCGATTAGCCCATCAACTTCACGCGAGATAG
- a CDS encoding F0F1 ATP synthase subunit B translates to MNLNASMFGQAISFVIFVWLCMKYVWPPLTAMLDERQKEIADGLRHSENAAKELELAKSNGAQLVADAKKNVTELIEQGKKRRNEIITLAHQEGEQEKARILEQGRAELEGERQKLRRELQADMADAVIQSAQKLISKNLDSETNRALVDQMISEL, encoded by the coding sequence ATGAACTTAAATGCCAGCATGTTTGGTCAAGCAATCTCATTCGTGATTTTTGTTTGGCTATGCATGAAATATGTATGGCCCCCTCTCACCGCGATGTTAGACGAGCGCCAAAAAGAAATCGCTGATGGTTTACGCCACTCAGAGAATGCAGCGAAAGAGCTAGAACTAGCAAAATCAAATGGCGCACAACTCGTCGCAGATGCGAAAAAAAATGTGACCGAACTGATTGAGCAAGGCAAAAAACGCCGCAACGAAATCATCACCTTAGCTCACCAAGAAGGTGAGCAAGAAAAGGCACGCATCTTAGAACAAGGTAGAGCTGAGCTAGAAGGCGAACGTCAAAAGTTACGCCGTGAACTTCAGGCGGATATGGCAGATGCTGTTATTCAAAGTGCACAGAAATTGATTAGCAAAAACCTAGATTCTGAAACGAACCGAGCGTTAGTTGATCAAATGATAAGCGAACTCTAA
- the atpE gene encoding F0F1 ATP synthase subunit C, with translation MDIVSAVLYVAGALLIGLGAAGAASGIGNLAGKYLEGVARQPDLTPMLRTQFFIMMGLVDAVPMIGVGIGLYIIFAVA, from the coding sequence ATGGATATCGTAAGCGCAGTTTTATATGTAGCAGGTGCATTACTGATCGGTTTAGGTGCAGCAGGTGCAGCATCTGGTATTGGTAACTTAGCGGGTAAATATCTTGAAGGTGTTGCTCGTCAACCAGACCTTACTCCAATGCTTCGTACTCAATTCTTCATCATGATGGGCCTTGTGGATGCTGTACCGATGATCGGTGTTGGTATCGGTCTATACATCATCTTTGCCGTGGCTTAA
- the atpB gene encoding F0F1 ATP synthase subunit A: MEQVTTAHEYIEHHLTFLTTGDGFWAFNIDSMLVSWITGLLFIGAFRYVVTKGTSGVPGRFQCFIELIFDFVNNLVKEIFQAEDRLIGPLALTTFVWVLLMNAVDLLPIDLIPGLTRVMGLEHFRDLPTADVNIPMSMALGVFILLLTYTFKNKGLKGFIKELTTQPFDNPLLYPVNFVLELITLISKPISLGLRLFGNMYAGEMIFILIALMPWWMQWALSVPWALFHILIVFLQAFIFMVLTVVYLAMATEEHH, translated from the coding sequence ATGGAGCAAGTCACTACCGCTCACGAATACATAGAGCATCACTTAACCTTCTTAACTACAGGTGATGGTTTCTGGGCGTTCAACATTGACTCAATGTTGGTATCTTGGATCACGGGTTTACTGTTTATTGGAGCTTTTCGATATGTAGTAACCAAGGGCACTAGCGGTGTTCCAGGTCGTTTTCAATGTTTTATCGAGCTTATCTTTGATTTCGTTAACAACCTAGTCAAAGAGATTTTTCAAGCGGAGGATAGATTAATAGGGCCACTGGCATTAACCACTTTTGTTTGGGTGTTGTTAATGAATGCAGTCGACCTATTGCCTATAGATTTAATACCAGGGTTAACTCGTGTAATGGGTTTAGAACACTTTAGAGATCTACCGACAGCGGATGTAAATATCCCAATGTCGATGGCACTCGGTGTGTTTATTTTATTGTTAACTTATACGTTTAAAAATAAAGGTTTGAAAGGCTTTATCAAAGAGCTAACTACTCAGCCATTTGATAACCCTCTTTTATATCCTGTTAACTTTGTTCTTGAATTAATAACATTAATTTCAAAGCCAATATCACTAGGCTTACGATTATTCGGAAATATGTATGCAGGCGAGATGATATTCATCCTTATCGCACTAATGCCTTGGTGGATGCAATGGGCACTAAGTGTTCCATGGGCCTTATTCCACATATTAATCGTATTCTTACAAGCATTTATATTTATGGTACTGACCGTTGTTTACTTAGCAATGGCAACAGAAGAACACCACTAA